In the Sinorhizobium arboris LMG 14919 genome, one interval contains:
- the dapD gene encoding 2,3,4,5-tetrahydropyridine-2,6-dicarboxylate N-succinyltransferase, with amino-acid sequence MTNHDLASLSQTIETAFEERDAVNTGTRGAVRDAVETALNLLDSGKVRVADRGADGTWTVNQWLKKAVLLSFRLNPMELVKGGPGEAAWWDKVPSKFDGWSVNEFEKAGFRAVPNCVVRRSAYIAPNAVLMPSFVNLGAYVGEGTMVDTWATVGSCAQIGKNVHLSGGVGIGGVLEPMQAGPTIIEDNCFIGARSEVVEGCIVREGSVLGMGVFIGKSTKIVDRATGEVMYGEVPPYSVVVAGSMPSGSTMANGQPAPNLYCAVIVKRVDEKTRSKTGINELLRD; translated from the coding sequence ATGACGAACCACGATCTTGCCTCCCTGTCGCAGACGATCGAGACTGCCTTCGAAGAACGCGACGCCGTCAATACCGGCACTCGCGGTGCGGTTCGCGATGCCGTGGAAACGGCGCTGAACCTGCTCGACAGCGGCAAGGTACGCGTCGCCGACCGCGGTGCGGACGGCACCTGGACCGTCAACCAGTGGCTCAAGAAGGCCGTGCTCCTCTCTTTCCGCCTCAATCCGATGGAACTCGTCAAGGGCGGCCCGGGCGAGGCCGCCTGGTGGGACAAGGTGCCCTCCAAGTTCGACGGCTGGAGCGTCAACGAATTCGAGAAGGCCGGCTTCCGCGCCGTTCCGAATTGCGTGGTCCGCCGCTCCGCCTATATCGCGCCGAATGCGGTCCTGATGCCCTCCTTCGTCAATCTCGGCGCCTATGTCGGCGAGGGGACGATGGTCGACACCTGGGCGACCGTCGGCTCCTGCGCCCAGATCGGCAAGAACGTGCATCTTTCCGGCGGCGTCGGCATCGGCGGCGTCTTGGAGCCGATGCAGGCCGGACCCACCATCATCGAGGACAATTGCTTCATCGGCGCGCGCTCCGAGGTGGTCGAAGGCTGCATCGTCCGCGAGGGTTCGGTGCTCGGCATGGGCGTCTTCATCGGCAAGTCGACGAAGATCGTCGATCGCGCGACGGGCGAGGTTATGTATGGAGAGGTTCCGCCCTACTCGGTCGTCGTCGCCGGCTCCATGCCGTCAGGCTCGACCATGGCCAACGGCCAGCCGGCGCCGAACCTCTATTGCGCCGTGATCGTCAAGCGAGTCGACGAGAAGACCCGCTCGAAGACCGGCATCAACGAATTGCTCCGGGACTGA
- a CDS encoding LOG family protein, with protein sequence MARMKKRTLRRKDGVWDPLADSSQSRQRASSVPLTPQSASPTYRLAYIDDDFLCREELRPVRLQLELLKTEMMLEERGINSTVVMFGGARIPEPGGEAWAAKNDVQRKNLEAASVYYDEARKFARLCSEQSAKLGYKEYVVVTGGGPGVMEAGNRGAADVGAPSIGLNIVLQHEQAPNQFVTPDLSFNFHYFAIRKMHFLLRAKAVTVFPGGFGTLDELFETMTLMQTGRLALVPLVLFGEKFWRSIINFEALAEFGTIAPDDIDLLHFVETAEEAWDIIARFYETVDPKSVPMASGRR encoded by the coding sequence ATGGCACGCATGAAGAAGCGCACTCTACGCCGCAAGGACGGGGTCTGGGATCCGCTGGCGGACAGCTCCCAGAGCAGACAGCGCGCGTCGAGCGTGCCTTTGACGCCGCAATCGGCTTCGCCTACCTATCGTCTGGCCTATATCGACGACGATTTCCTCTGCCGTGAGGAACTGAGGCCCGTCCGCCTGCAGCTCGAGCTCCTGAAGACGGAGATGATGCTCGAGGAGCGCGGGATCAATTCCACCGTGGTGATGTTCGGCGGTGCGCGCATTCCGGAGCCCGGCGGCGAGGCGTGGGCCGCCAAGAACGACGTCCAGCGCAAGAATCTCGAGGCCGCTTCGGTCTATTATGACGAGGCGCGCAAGTTCGCGCGGCTGTGCTCGGAGCAGTCGGCAAAGCTCGGCTACAAGGAATATGTGGTCGTCACGGGTGGCGGCCCGGGTGTCATGGAAGCGGGCAATCGCGGCGCGGCCGACGTCGGCGCACCTTCGATCGGCCTGAACATCGTGCTTCAGCACGAGCAGGCGCCGAACCAGTTCGTCACGCCGGACCTGTCCTTCAATTTCCACTATTTCGCCATCCGCAAGATGCACTTCCTGCTGCGTGCCAAAGCGGTCACGGTCTTCCCGGGCGGCTTCGGCACGCTCGACGAACTGTTCGAAACGATGACGCTGATGCAGACCGGCCGGCTTGCCCTGGTGCCGCTCGTCCTGTTCGGCGAGAAGTTCTGGCGCAGCATCATCAATTTCGAGGCGCTGGCCGAATTCGGAACCATCGCGCCCGACGACATCGATCTGTTGCATTTCGTGGAGACGGCCGAGGAGGCATGGGACATCATCGCCCGTTTTTACGAGACGGTCGACCCGAAGTCGGTCCCGATGGCCTCCGGGCGACGGTAG
- a CDS encoding pyrimidine 5'-nucleotidase, with amino-acid sequence MKKIDRPPTHAEFAHVTDWVFDLDNTLYPHHVNLFSQIDRNMTAYVAELLSLEPAEAKKLQKEYYRDHGTTLQGLMLHHGIDPNEFLERAHAIDYSVVPADPALGEAIKALPGRKFIFTNGSVAHAEMTARALGILEHFNDIFDIVAAGFIPKPAGDTYDKFMGLHRIDTRNAVMFEDLPRNLVVPKALGMKTVLLVPRNLEYEFAEAWETSSDADDQIDYVTEDLAGFLRRVVSVA; translated from the coding sequence ATGAAGAAGATCGACCGCCCGCCGACCCATGCCGAATTCGCCCACGTCACCGACTGGGTCTTCGACCTCGACAACACACTCTATCCGCATCACGTCAATCTGTTCTCACAGATCGACCGCAACATGACGGCCTATGTTGCCGAACTCCTGTCGCTGGAGCCTGCGGAGGCGAAGAAGCTGCAGAAGGAATACTACCGCGACCACGGCACCACGCTCCAGGGCCTGATGCTTCATCACGGCATCGACCCCAATGAATTTCTCGAAAGAGCCCATGCCATCGACTACAGCGTGGTGCCGGCCGACCCGGCACTCGGCGAGGCAATCAAGGCGCTGCCCGGACGCAAGTTCATCTTCACCAACGGCAGCGTCGCCCATGCGGAGATGACCGCGCGGGCACTCGGCATCCTCGAGCATTTCAACGACATATTCGACATCGTCGCCGCCGGCTTCATACCGAAGCCGGCCGGCGATACCTACGACAAGTTCATGGGCCTTCACCGCATCGACACGCGCAACGCGGTCATGTTCGAGGATCTGCCGCGCAACCTGGTCGTGCCCAAGGCGCTCGGCATGAAGACGGTGCTGCTTGTCCCGCGCAATCTCGAATACGAGTTCGCCGAGGCCTGGGAGACTTCGAGCGATGCGGACGATCAGATCGACTACGTCACGGAAGACCTGGCCGGATTCCTGCGCCGCGTCGTTTCGGTCGCGTAA
- a CDS encoding DMT family transporter: METWVLITVAAAFLQNVRSAMQKHLKGVMGTTGATFVRFGFGLPFALLYLVLLWRVGGHQLPVPNGTFYLWALVGGLAQIAATFLLVHLFSFRNFAVGTAYSRTEPAQAALFGLIFLGEKASQGALVAIAISVVGVMLISVARTALSARSLLTSVFSRTAGIGLLSGTFFGLSAVSYRSASLALAPSLPQPDYVIQASFTLGFVILLQTIVMLLWIVARERDELIRIGAAWKPAFVVGFVGASASFGWFAAMTLQQAAIVKVVAQVEMLFTFASSFFIFREWINRLELVGCLLIVLGVVMLLVM; encoded by the coding sequence ATGGAAACCTGGGTTCTCATCACCGTCGCCGCGGCCTTCCTTCAGAATGTCCGCTCCGCCATGCAGAAGCATCTGAAAGGGGTCATGGGCACCACCGGCGCGACTTTCGTCCGTTTCGGTTTCGGGCTGCCTTTCGCTCTTCTCTACCTCGTCCTGCTCTGGCGCGTCGGCGGGCATCAGTTGCCGGTGCCGAACGGCACTTTCTATCTCTGGGCCCTGGTCGGCGGCTTGGCGCAGATCGCCGCGACTTTTTTGCTCGTGCATCTCTTCTCTTTCCGCAACTTCGCGGTCGGTACGGCCTATTCCCGCACCGAACCCGCCCAGGCGGCACTCTTCGGATTGATCTTCCTCGGTGAAAAGGCGAGCCAGGGGGCGCTGGTTGCGATCGCCATTTCGGTGGTTGGCGTCATGCTGATCTCCGTTGCCCGAACGGCGCTCAGCGCGCGGTCGCTGCTTACATCGGTCTTCAGCCGCACGGCGGGGATCGGACTGCTCTCCGGCACCTTCTTCGGTCTTTCCGCCGTGTCCTACCGCTCGGCGTCGCTGGCGCTGGCGCCGAGTCTGCCTCAGCCGGACTATGTGATCCAGGCGAGCTTCACGCTCGGCTTCGTCATCCTGCTTCAGACGATCGTCATGCTCCTGTGGATCGTCGCGCGTGAACGCGACGAACTGATACGCATAGGCGCCGCCTGGAAGCCCGCTTTCGTCGTGGGTTTCGTGGGCGCCTCGGCCTCTTTCGGCTGGTTCGCGGCTATGACGCTGCAGCAGGCGGCGATCGTCAAGGTGGTCGCTCAGGTGGAGATGCTGTTCACCTTCGCCTCTTCCTTCTTCATCTTCCGGGAGTGGATCAACCGGCTCGAACTGGTCGGCTGCCTGCTGATCGTGCTCGGCGTTGTCATGCTGCTTGTCATGTGA
- a CDS encoding bifunctional transcriptional activator/DNA repair enzyme AdaA translates to MLQSDMLFDLPDDDILYDALLARSSDYEGQAFVCVKSTGIFCRLSCPARKPKRENTLFFDSIAACINSGFRPCQRCRPLEEASGKDPLVKELIGLLDRRPDHRWTEGDLVRRGFDPSTVRRAFKRSLGITFLDLARQRRMGEAARQLSGGASVIEAQLDAGYESPSGFRAAFGRLIGKAPAKSQGRVLLFADWIDTPLGPMVAVADQMHLHLIEFHDRKALPAEMEKLKRKTLSAVVPGRTPPIDQVERELDDYFAGRSADFRTPLAFGGSAFERQVWTELGAIPVGETRSYSEIARKVATPQAVRAVARANGTNCLAIVVPCHRCIGADGSLTGYGGGLRRKQWLLRHEGRMRPVGLFGDGDGGKPVQAAVPTV, encoded by the coding sequence ATGCTACAAAGCGATATGCTTTTCGATCTGCCTGATGACGATATCCTTTACGATGCGCTGCTGGCCCGCAGTTCCGATTACGAGGGCCAGGCCTTCGTCTGCGTCAAGAGCACCGGCATCTTCTGCCGGCTCTCATGTCCCGCGCGCAAGCCGAAGCGGGAGAACACTCTGTTTTTCGACAGCATTGCCGCCTGTATCAATTCCGGCTTCCGGCCGTGCCAGCGCTGCCGCCCGCTTGAAGAGGCGTCCGGGAAAGATCCGCTCGTCAAGGAACTCATCGGCTTGCTCGACCGCCGGCCGGACCATCGCTGGACGGAGGGCGATCTCGTGCGTCGCGGCTTCGATCCGTCGACCGTGCGGCGCGCCTTCAAGCGATCCCTCGGCATCACCTTTCTCGATCTCGCCCGTCAGCGGCGAATGGGCGAGGCGGCCCGCCAGCTCTCCGGCGGCGCCAGCGTCATCGAGGCGCAGCTCGACGCGGGCTATGAATCTCCGAGCGGTTTTCGCGCCGCCTTCGGCCGGTTGATCGGGAAGGCCCCTGCAAAATCGCAGGGCCGCGTGCTGCTCTTTGCCGACTGGATCGATACGCCGCTCGGTCCCATGGTGGCGGTGGCCGACCAGATGCATCTTCACCTCATCGAATTCCATGACCGCAAGGCTCTCCCGGCCGAAATGGAAAAACTCAAGCGCAAGACGCTCTCAGCGGTGGTGCCCGGCAGAACGCCGCCCATCGACCAGGTGGAGCGTGAGCTCGACGATTATTTTGCCGGTCGCTCCGCCGATTTTCGCACACCGCTCGCTTTTGGCGGCAGTGCCTTCGAACGCCAGGTATGGACGGAGCTCGGCGCGATACCCGTCGGCGAGACCCGCTCCTACAGCGAGATCGCGCGAAAGGTCGCAACCCCGCAGGCGGTGCGTGCCGTGGCGAGGGCCAACGGCACCAATTGCCTCGCAATCGTCGTGCCTTGCCACCGATGCATCGGGGCGGACGGATCGCTGACGGGCTATGGCGGCGGGCTCCGGCGCAAACAATGGCTGCTTCGCCACGAGGGCAGGATGCGCCCTGTCGGGCTTTTCGGAGATGGAGACGGGGGGAAGCCTGTGCAGGCCGCCGTTCCGACGGTGTAA
- a CDS encoding isocitrate lyase/PEP mutase family protein, whose amino-acid sequence MSQEERARAFAALHRKGNPVVLYNIWDAGSARCVADAGAKALATGSWSVAAAHGYADGQRLPLPLLLETVREIVAATDLPLSADFEGAYSEDPAQAAANVAQVIDAGAIGINFEDQVVGKGGIHPVDKQAIRIRAIRDMAERQGVPLFINARTDLFLQESDSTRHAALMEDAIARAKAYAEAGASGFFAPGLADGDLIARLCAASALPVNVMMKPGAPDIAALAAAGVGRVSYGPFPYRAMIAWLRGEAEKVYGSGGK is encoded by the coding sequence ATGAGCCAGGAAGAAAGAGCGCGCGCCTTCGCGGCACTGCATCGAAAAGGCAACCCGGTCGTTCTGTACAACATCTGGGATGCAGGCAGCGCCCGGTGCGTGGCCGACGCCGGTGCCAAGGCGCTCGCCACCGGGAGCTGGTCGGTTGCGGCGGCACATGGATATGCCGACGGACAGAGGCTGCCACTGCCTCTGCTGCTCGAGACCGTGCGCGAGATCGTCGCCGCAACGGACCTGCCGCTATCGGCGGACTTCGAAGGCGCCTATTCGGAGGACCCGGCCCAGGCCGCGGCCAACGTCGCGCAAGTGATCGATGCGGGTGCCATCGGCATCAATTTCGAAGATCAGGTCGTGGGCAAGGGCGGCATTCACCCGGTCGACAAACAGGCGATCCGCATCCGCGCCATCCGCGACATGGCGGAGCGCCAGGGTGTCCCGCTGTTCATCAACGCCCGCACCGACCTCTTCCTGCAGGAGAGCGATTCGACGCGCCACGCGGCCCTGATGGAGGATGCCATCGCCCGCGCCAAGGCCTATGCCGAGGCGGGCGCAAGCGGCTTCTTCGCACCGGGGCTCGCCGACGGAGACCTCATCGCCAGGCTCTGTGCGGCGTCGGCTCTGCCGGTGAACGTGATGATGAAGCCGGGGGCGCCGGACATTGCCGCGCTTGCGGCCGCCGGCGTCGGGCGGGTGAGCTATGGACCGTTCCCATACCGGGCGATGATCGCCTGGCTGCGCGGCGAGGCGGAGAAGGTTTATGGGAGCGGGGGGAAGTAG
- the argB gene encoding acetylglutamate kinase translates to MSASESEIQARLLTQALPYMQRYENKTIVVKYGGHAMGNAELGRAFASDIALLKQSGVNPIVVHGGGPQIGAMLNKMGIESKFEGGLRVTDEKTVEIVEMVLAGSINKEIVALINQTGEWAIGLCGKDGNMVFAEKAKKTIRDPDSNIERVLDLGFVGDVVEVDRTLLDLLARSEMIPVIAPVAPGRDGHTYNINADTFAGAIAGALNATRLLFLTDVPGVLNKKGELIKQLSVAEARALIADGTISGGMIPKVETCIEAIKAGVQGVVILNGKTAHSVLLEIFTEHGAGTLIVP, encoded by the coding sequence ATGTCCGCATCAGAAAGCGAAATTCAGGCCCGTCTGCTCACCCAGGCCCTGCCCTACATGCAGCGCTACGAGAACAAGACGATTGTCGTCAAATATGGCGGTCACGCCATGGGCAATGCCGAACTCGGGCGCGCCTTTGCCAGCGACATCGCGCTTCTGAAGCAGTCCGGCGTCAACCCGATCGTCGTGCATGGCGGCGGCCCTCAGATCGGGGCCATGCTCAACAAGATGGGCATCGAATCCAAATTCGAGGGCGGACTTCGCGTCACCGATGAGAAGACGGTCGAGATCGTCGAAATGGTGCTTGCCGGATCGATCAACAAGGAGATCGTCGCGCTCATCAACCAGACGGGCGAGTGGGCGATCGGGCTTTGCGGCAAGGACGGCAACATGGTCTTTGCTGAAAAGGCGAAGAAGACCATCCGCGACCCGGATTCCAACATCGAGCGCGTGCTCGACCTCGGATTCGTCGGCGATGTGGTCGAGGTCGACCGCACGCTTCTCGATCTGCTCGCCCGCTCCGAGATGATCCCGGTGATCGCGCCTGTGGCGCCGGGCCGGGACGGTCACACCTACAACATCAACGCCGACACCTTTGCCGGCGCCATCGCCGGCGCGCTCAACGCGACGCGCCTTCTCTTCCTGACCGACGTTCCCGGCGTCCTCAACAAGAAGGGCGAGCTCATCAAGCAGCTTTCGGTCGCCGAAGCACGGGCACTGATCGCCGACGGCACGATCTCGGGCGGCATGATCCCGAAGGTGGAAACCTGCATCGAGGCGATCAAGGCCGGCGTCCAGGGTGTCGTCATTCTCAACGGCAAGACGGCGCATTCGGTTCTGCTCGAAATCTTCACCGAGCACGGCGCGGGCACGCTGATCGTGCCGTAA
- a CDS encoding anti-sigma factor: MTTQKPESGDSRRDEVIAGEYVLGVLSAEDRRKAEARMATDRNFAAMVVRWQNNLAAFGGAYEPDAPRRRFGSAGRGAFEAGRDANGPRGAWGSLPLWRSIALASLSAVVVMAGAMAGFFSDRRGGAPLVASLVSHGNADLVAHYEPGTGRLRLSPVAAGQTEEKSLELWLINDDDPPVSLGVLPPSGEGEIVLEPGLRRQIATGSKLSVSVEPLGGSTTGSPTGAVIAQGTARGI, from the coding sequence ATGACGACGCAGAAGCCCGAAAGCGGAGATTCCCGCCGCGACGAGGTGATTGCGGGAGAATACGTGCTCGGCGTCCTGTCTGCCGAAGACCGCCGCAAGGCCGAGGCGCGCATGGCAACGGACCGGAACTTCGCCGCCATGGTGGTTCGCTGGCAAAACAATCTCGCGGCCTTCGGCGGAGCCTATGAACCGGATGCGCCGCGACGCAGGTTCGGCTCCGCCGGGCGGGGGGCCTTCGAAGCCGGCCGGGACGCAAACGGCCCCCGCGGTGCCTGGGGTTCGCTTCCCCTCTGGCGCAGCATCGCCCTCGCGTCGCTTTCGGCGGTCGTCGTGATGGCAGGTGCCATGGCGGGGTTTTTCAGCGATCGCCGAGGCGGTGCGCCGCTCGTGGCCAGCCTGGTATCGCATGGCAATGCCGACCTCGTCGCGCATTACGAGCCAGGCACGGGACGCCTCAGGCTTTCGCCGGTAGCCGCGGGACAGACGGAGGAGAAATCGCTCGAACTCTGGCTGATCAATGATGACGATCCTCCGGTGTCGCTCGGCGTGCTGCCACCTTCCGGTGAAGGGGAAATCGTCCTTGAGCCGGGACTGCGAAGGCAGATTGCCACGGGTTCGAAGCTTTCCGTCAGTGTCGAGCCGCTGGGCGGCTCGACGACCGGCTCGCCCACCGGCGCGGTCATCGCGCAAGGCACGGCGCGCGGCATCTAG
- the msrB gene encoding peptide-methionine (R)-S-oxide reductase MsrB, whose product MISRRNLLMAGAALAAVIALRGLVWPMRTVAGETFEITRTDAQWRALLGEERYRILREEGTEPPFSSTLNDEKRSGVFHCAGCELPVYSSEAKYESGTGWPSFWQALPNAIGTREDDSLFMTRVECHCRRCGGHLGHIFDDGPPPTGKRHCINGLALVFVPEAV is encoded by the coding sequence ATGATCAGCCGGCGCAACTTGCTGATGGCGGGCGCGGCCCTGGCGGCCGTGATCGCCCTGCGCGGTCTCGTATGGCCCATGCGCACCGTCGCCGGCGAAACCTTCGAAATCACCAGAACCGATGCGCAGTGGCGGGCGCTGCTGGGTGAGGAGCGCTATCGCATTTTGCGCGAGGAGGGCACGGAGCCGCCCTTCAGCAGCACGCTCAACGATGAAAAGCGGAGCGGCGTCTTTCACTGTGCGGGATGCGAGCTGCCTGTTTATTCCTCCGAGGCGAAATACGAAAGCGGTACCGGCTGGCCGAGCTTCTGGCAGGCGCTTCCCAACGCGATCGGCACGCGCGAGGACGATTCCCTGTTCATGACGAGGGTCGAATGCCACTGTCGCCGCTGCGGCGGTCATCTTGGCCATATCTTCGACGACGGTCCGCCGCCGACCGGCAAGCGGCACTGCATCAACGGGCTAGCACTGGTATTCGTACCGGAGGCGGTTTGA
- a CDS encoding DUF1269 domain-containing protein, with protein sequence MSDLIVVGFDSTDEADKVLLKLNSLGKEYLIDLEDAVVVVRDADGKVHLKQSMNLTTVGATSGLLSGSLWGGLVGLLFLNPLAGFAIGGALGAGAGALSGSLVDYGIDDDFIKSLGNTIPNNSSALFVLVRKVQPEKVLAEFSGLRGRVLKTSLSPEQEQRLQAALSETRTSSPQAGAF encoded by the coding sequence ATGTCCGATTTGATTGTCGTGGGTTTCGATTCGACCGATGAGGCCGACAAGGTCCTCTTGAAGCTCAACAGCCTCGGGAAGGAATATCTGATCGATCTGGAGGATGCGGTCGTCGTCGTGCGCGACGCCGACGGAAAGGTGCATCTCAAGCAGAGCATGAATCTCACCACCGTCGGCGCGACGTCCGGCCTTCTTTCCGGTTCCCTCTGGGGCGGGCTCGTGGGGCTGCTCTTCCTCAATCCGCTCGCGGGTTTCGCCATCGGCGGCGCTCTTGGCGCGGGCGCCGGTGCGCTTTCCGGATCGCTCGTCGATTACGGGATCGACGACGATTTCATCAAATCGCTCGGCAACACCATCCCGAACAATTCCTCGGCGCTCTTCGTCCTGGTGCGCAAGGTGCAGCCGGAAAAGGTCCTGGCCGAATTCTCCGGGCTGCGCGGCCGCGTGCTGAAGACGTCGCTCTCGCCGGAACAGGAGCAGAGGCTTCAGGCAGCCCTATCCGAGACGCGGACGTCGTCGCCGCAGGCGGGGGCATTCTGA
- the yihA gene encoding ribosome biogenesis GTP-binding protein YihA/YsxC — protein sequence MSGTKKQNAESVFGRPWIFIRGVPSMKFLPPEGPTEIAFAGRSNVGKSSLINALVGHKGLARTSNTPGRTQELNYFVPDGYSGEADDLPPMALVDMPGYGYAQAPKEQVDTWTKLVFDYLRGRSTLKRVYVLIDARHGIKKNDEDVLALLDKAAVSYQIVLTKTDKIKAAGVPRLVAETLEKIKKRPAAYPEVLSTSSDKGEGIDELRAAIELAVAR from the coding sequence ATGTCCGGGACCAAAAAGCAGAATGCCGAAAGCGTCTTCGGCCGGCCGTGGATATTCATCCGCGGCGTGCCGTCGATGAAGTTCCTGCCGCCCGAAGGACCGACGGAGATCGCCTTTGCCGGCCGCTCCAATGTCGGCAAGTCGTCGCTTATCAACGCACTCGTGGGCCATAAGGGCCTTGCACGCACGTCGAACACGCCCGGTCGCACCCAGGAACTCAACTATTTCGTTCCGGACGGCTATTCCGGCGAGGCGGACGACTTGCCGCCGATGGCGCTCGTCGACATGCCGGGTTACGGCTATGCCCAGGCTCCCAAGGAACAGGTCGATACCTGGACGAAGCTGGTATTCGACTATCTGCGCGGCCGCTCGACGCTGAAGCGCGTCTACGTGCTGATCGACGCGCGCCACGGCATCAAGAAGAACGACGAGGACGTGCTGGCACTCCTCGACAAGGCTGCAGTGTCCTATCAGATCGTGCTGACGAAGACGGACAAGATCAAGGCGGCCGGCGTGCCGCGACTCGTTGCGGAGACGCTCGAAAAGATCAAGAAGCGGCCGGCGGCCTATCCGGAAGTCCTGTCCACGTCGTCGGATAAGGGCGAAGGCATCGACGAGTTGCGCGCGGCGATCGAGCTTGCCGTGGCGCGCTGA
- the yidC gene encoding membrane protein insertase YidC, whose translation MENNRNYFVAIALSVLILIAWQFFYVSPKMEKERIAAEQARQTQQTQQQPGAQPAAPGQALPGGAIPGAGESRDQAIGKSARVAIDTPALSGSINLTGARFDDLKLKGYHETVDPKSPVITLFSPAETADGYFTEIGYIGSDATGSVPGPQTIWTLSGGDKLTPSTPVTLSYTNDKGITFTRTVSVDDRYMFQVVDSIKNETAAPVSLSSYGRVTRFNKPTTPSIYVLHEGFVGVAGEHGLQEVGYSKVEDDEPVEPGKSTGGWLGITDKYWAATIVPPQATPFDIRFSHFADGRPRYQSDYKSDAVTVAPGQSVELKNLVFAGAKEVPVVDNYEVAYSIPNFDKLIDWGWFYFITKPMFKMMDFFFRLFGNFGIAILITTIVVKLIFFPLANKQYASMANMKKVQPKMEELKKKFGDDRMGLQQAMMQLYKEEKINPLAGCWPILIQIPVFFALYKVIYVTIEMRHAPFFGWIQDLSAPDPTTIVNLFGLLPFEGPAFLHLGIWPIIMGITMFLQMRMNPTPPDPTQAMLFTWMPVVFTFMLASFPAGLVIYWAWNNTLSILQQGIIMKRQGVKVELFDNLKSLFSKKPKPAE comes from the coding sequence ATGGAAAACAACCGCAATTATTTCGTGGCGATCGCCCTTTCCGTGCTGATCCTCATCGCTTGGCAGTTCTTCTATGTCAGCCCGAAGATGGAGAAGGAGCGTATCGCTGCGGAACAGGCGCGGCAGACGCAACAGACCCAGCAACAGCCAGGCGCTCAGCCGGCTGCACCGGGACAGGCGCTGCCTGGCGGGGCGATCCCGGGCGCGGGCGAAAGCCGTGACCAGGCGATCGGCAAATCGGCCCGCGTGGCGATCGACACGCCGGCGCTTTCCGGCTCCATCAACCTGACCGGCGCACGCTTCGACGACCTGAAGCTCAAGGGCTACCACGAAACCGTCGACCCGAAGAGCCCCGTCATCACGCTCTTCAGCCCGGCGGAGACCGCCGACGGCTATTTCACGGAAATCGGCTATATCGGATCGGATGCGACCGGATCGGTTCCGGGTCCGCAGACCATATGGACGCTTTCGGGCGGCGACAAGCTCACCCCCTCGACGCCGGTGACGCTGAGCTACACGAACGACAAGGGCATCACCTTTACGCGGACCGTCTCGGTTGACGACCGCTACATGTTCCAGGTGGTCGACAGCATCAAGAACGAGACCGCCGCGCCGGTTTCCCTGTCCTCCTATGGCCGCGTCACGCGCTTCAACAAGCCGACGACGCCGAGCATCTACGTGCTCCACGAGGGCTTCGTCGGCGTCGCGGGAGAGCATGGCCTCCAGGAAGTCGGCTATTCCAAGGTGGAAGACGACGAGCCCGTCGAGCCGGGCAAATCCACGGGCGGATGGCTGGGCATCACCGACAAATACTGGGCCGCGACGATCGTGCCGCCGCAGGCGACGCCCTTCGACATCCGCTTCTCGCATTTCGCCGACGGGCGCCCGCGTTACCAGAGCGACTACAAGAGCGATGCGGTCACGGTCGCCCCGGGCCAGTCCGTGGAGCTAAAAAACCTCGTCTTCGCCGGCGCCAAGGAAGTCCCGGTCGTCGACAATTACGAAGTGGCCTATTCGATCCCCAATTTCGACAAGCTGATCGACTGGGGCTGGTTTTACTTCATCACCAAGCCGATGTTCAAAATGATGGATTTCTTCTTCCGTCTGTTTGGCAATTTCGGCATCGCGATCCTGATTACCACGATCGTCGTCAAGCTCATTTTCTTCCCGCTCGCCAACAAGCAATACGCATCGATGGCGAACATGAAGAAGGTTCAGCCGAAAATGGAGGAACTGAAGAAGAAGTTCGGCGATGACCGCATGGGTCTGCAACAGGCGATGATGCAGCTCTACAAGGAAGAGAAGATCAATCCGCTGGCGGGCTGCTGGCCGATCCTCATTCAGATCCCGGTGTTCTTCGCGCTCTACAAGGTGATCTACGTCACCATCGAGATGCGCCATGCGCCCTTCTTCGGCTGGATTCAGGATCTCTCCGCGCCCGATCCGACGACGATCGTCAACCTTTTCGGCCTCCTGCCGTTCGAGGGGCCCGCCTTCCTGCATCTGGGCATCTGGCCGATCATCATGGGCATCACCATGTTCCTGCAGATGCGCATGAACCCGACGCCGCCGGACCCGACCCAGGCGATGCTCTTCACCTGGATGCCGGTGGTCTTCACCTTCATGCTGGCGTCGTTCCCGGCCGGTCTCGTGATCTACTGGGCCTGGAACAACACGCTGTCGATCCTGCAGCAGGGCATCATCATGAAGCGCCAGGGCGTCAAGGTCGAGCTCTTCGACAATCTGAAGTCGCTCTTCTCGAAGAAACCCAAGCCGGCGGAATAG